Part of the Halobellus ruber genome is shown below.
GCTTCGAGCAACGGTTCGGGGTCGGGCTTGCGAGTCGCGACGGTGTCGCGGCCGACGACGGCGTCGACGTGTGGCGCGAGCCCGTGGGTGTCGAGTGCGACCCGACAGGCCGTCTCGCAGTTCAGCGAGCAGACCGCCTCCGCGTCGGCCCGGCCGAGCGCGTCGGCACACGGCAGCCGGTCGGACGCCGCCGCCCCCGTACGTTCGTGCTCCGCGATGACGGCCTCGACCTCCTCGCGGAGGTCCGTCCGGTCCGCGAGGTTCAGCATCTCCCAGAGGTCGATCCCGGCGGCGTCGATCCCGGCGGACTCGAAGGTCGCGGTCACGTCCGAAGCGACGCGATCCCAGTCCACCTGCAGCTGCACGAGCGTCCCGTCGAGATCCCAGACGACGGCGTCGAACGCGTCGAGGTCCGGGACTGAACCGGTCGTCATTACCGTGTGCACGGTGCCGATGCGAAAAGAGGCTTCGAAGCCGACGGCGCCGGACCGCTGCGGCCACCGGCCGCGGCGCCCTCAGTTCCGTGTCGCGATCTCCCGGAGGGTCTCGACGACCGCCTCGGGGTCGGCGTCGAGCCCGCCGCCCTGCGCGAACGGCGGCCCGCCACCCCCGCCCCCGCCGAACCGGTCGGTGACTGCACCGACGACCTCGCCCGCGTGCACGTCGCTCTCGGGCCCCGCGGCGACGACCACGTAGGGACGCTCGCCGTCGCCGACCGCGCCGACGACCTCACCGTCGCCGACCGCGTCCTTGGCGGCCTCCCCGGCGTCGTTCGGCTCGGTTCCCTCCAGGACGCCGACGCGCCACGCCGTCCCGTGTGCTTCGACGGGCTCGAAGCCCTCTATGGCGTCGGCGACGGCGGCCCGTTCGAGGTCACGGACCCGGTCGCGGAGCTCGTCCCGCTCTTCGCGGACCGAGGCCGCCGTCTCCGCCAGCTCCTCGGCGTTCGTCTCCAGAGCGACCGTCGCCTCCCTGAGCGCCCGGTGGCGGCTCGCCCGGCGGTCGATCCCGTCGGGGCCGACCGCGAACTCGACGCGGGTGAGCCCCTCCCCGGGGTTCGACCGGTCGAAAAGCGTCACCGGGCCGATCTCGCGGGTGTTCGCGACGTGGGTCCCGCCGCAGGCGGCCACGTCCCACCCGTCGACCTCCACGATCCGGACCGTGTCGGCGTCGTCCATCACACCCTCCTCGGTCTTGGTGTTGAACGCGACGTCGTCCCGGGCGGTTGCCTCCGCGGTCGGGACCTCCTCCCAGGAGACGTCGCGGGACTCCCAGACCGCCCGGTTGGTGAGGCGTTCGAGTTCCACGAGCACCTCGTCGTCGATGTCGGTGGAGGTCGTGAAGTCGACTCGGACCTTCGATTCCGAGATGTCGAATCCGCCGTAGCCGAGGTCGTCGAGCAGCCGGCGACCCGCGCCGTAGAGTACGTGACTCGCGGTGTGGGCTCGCATACAGTACGTCCGGAAGTCGTCGTCGACGACACCGGTCACCCGCTCGTCGACCTCGAACGAGGGCTCCGCCGCGAGGGTGTGACGAACCGCATCGTCGACCGTCTGGACGTCGACGACCCGAACGCCGTCGATCGTCCCCCGGTCCGACGGCTGGCCGCCGCTCTCCGCGTAGAAATACGTCTCATCGAGCGTTACCGTGCGGCCGTCGACGTCGACGACTTCGGCCGTGAACTTCCGTACCTTCGGTTCCGACGGGGCGCGTGTCTGCATACGATCCGGTGAGGCGTGGGAGCCGAAAAACCGTTACCGTTCCGGACGGACCCGCTTTGCCCGACCCCCGGACTCACTCGTCGACCAGTTCGACGCCGAGTCGCTCCTCGAGCGCCCGGACGAGCGACCCGCCGACGCCGGCCCGCGTCGCCCGCCCCTGCTCGACGGCGTCGATGTCGGACTCCTTGGCGTCGAGTTCCGTTGCCAGTTCCTCGACGGTCAACCCCGCCTCACGCCGGGCCGCTGCGGCTCTGTTGCCGTACTCGGAGACGAGATACGGCAGTTGGTCCGTCTCGTAGTCGGTGCCGGACTCCCAGTGGCTCGCGTCGCCCCGCGTCTGATCGTACAGCCGCGCCTGCCGCTGTGCGGCGCGTTTCTCCCGCGAGGGACTGTCGCCGTCCCCGCCCCCGGAGCCGCCGCTCGACGACCCGCCGGAGCCCGACGTCCGCCGCGCGTCGTCGTGGGGGGCACAGTCGGAGCAGACTTGAAGCTGCGCGCCGGCGACGTTCGCCCGGGTGAGGTTGCCGGTCGAGCGGCCGCAGAGTTCGCAACTGTCGCCGTCGCCACCGCCCCCGCTGTCGCCGGTGGAGTACTTCGTCATACCCGTTCTACCGGTCCCACGGTGTAAAGCGTACCGTCGCGCGGGACTCGGGGGTCCGACGACCGCGCTGCGGCCGAGGAACCGAACGCTCTTGCCGCGGTCGCCCGGTTGGGTAGGTATGACCGACGAAACGGCGTCGCGGGCGCGACTCACAGCGGTCGCCGAGCGGGCGGTCCGCGCCGGCGGCGGCTACCTCGCCGACGCGTTCCGGGACGGATCGATCGACGCCGACTACGGGACCGACGACGTGAAGGCGGCGGCGGACCGCGCCGCCGAGGAGCGCGTGCTCGACGTCATCGGGGAGGCGTACCCTGCCCACGCGGTCCGCGCCGAGGAGTCCGGGCAGGCGGGCGATCACCGCTACGAGTGGGTCGTGGACCCGCTCGACGGCACCAACAACTTCGCCGCCGGGGTCCCGTCGTTCGCCACGGCGGCCTGCGTCCTCCACGAGGGCACTCCGGTGGTTTCGGCGGTCTACGAGCCACTCCCGGACGATCTGTATCTCGCGCGCCGCGACGGCGGTGCGACTGTCGACGGGGCGCCGGTCGCGGCCGACTCCGACGTGTCGCTGTCGGCGGGGACGGTGTCGTTCGTGGTCGGCCTCCCCGCCCTCCGCGACGCGGACCGTCGGGCGGTCGCAGACCGGGTCGAATCGTCGATCGGCGCCGAGTGCAAGCGGGTGCTCGACACCTGGTCGCCGTGCGTCGACTGGGGGCTTCTGGCCCGGGGCGGCATCGAGGGGCTCGTGGCGTACTACCCCGACGTCTACGAGCAGTACGCCGGGGAACTCCTCGCGAAGGAGGCGGGCGCCCGGACCCGGGTGCTGGACCCGGAGAACGGCGAAGCGGTCTCCCCCGACGCCGACGAGACGGGCCCGACCGGCGTCGGAACCCTCTACGTCGCGGCGACGACTCGGACGGCGCTCGACCGGCTCGCCGACGCCGCGGCCGCCCCGCTCCCGGAATCCGAACACACCGGGTGACGCCGCCGAGGGGAACCCGAAAGTGTCCGCAGCTCCTACCTGGAGTATGGACCTCCTCCGGATGCGGTGGCGCGACGTGGTCTTTGCCCACTGGCGCGTCGACGCCCCGACCGTCGCCGCACAGCTGCCCGACGGCCTGGACGTCGCGACCCACGACGGGGACGCGTGGCTCGGCGTCGTCGGGTTCGTGATGTCCGGGATCCGGCCCCGCGGCGTGCCGGCCGGCCGGTCGTTTCCCGAACTCAACCTCCGCACCTACGTCACCGGCCCGAACGGCGACCGCGGCGTCTACTTCTTCAGCCTCGACGCCGCCGACCGCCTGGGCGTCTCGATCGCCCGCGGGGCGTTCCGGCTCCCCTACTTCAGCGCGGAGATGCGGCACACCCGCGAGGACGACGGGTCGATGACGCTCCGGAGCCGCCGGACACACGCCGACGCCGCCCCGGCGCGCTTCGACGCGTCCTACCGGCAGGCCGGCGAGACGTTCGCGCCGGAGCCGGGAAGCCTGGAGGCGTTTCTGACCGAGAACTACCGGTTCTACACGGCTGGAAGCCGGCTGTACGCCGGCGACATCTCGCATCCACGCTGGTCGATCGCCGAGGCGACGGCGACGATCCGTTCCAATACCCTGTTTCCGGCCAGCGGGTTCGACGCGCCGGACGCGGAACCGACCGTCCACTACGCCCCGGGCATCGACGTGACCGCCGGCGGCCTCGGTCCGGTGACACAATGACGGGGCCTCCAACGCCGGACGGAACCGCCGGGTTTCAAGCGGGGCCGGTCTCTGAGGTCACCTATGGCTATCGACACCGTGATGACGACCCTCCACGTCCTCGTCGGCGCGCTGTGGGTCGGCAGCGTGGTCTTCGTCGCCGGGGCTGTCCTGCCGGCGGCGGCCGACGGGACGCTCGATGCGGCCCCGCTGGAGGCCATCGCCGACCGGCTGGTGTACCTCTCCCGGGGCGCGTCGGTCGTGATGTTGCTCACCGGCGGCCACCTCGCCGGGACGGGCTACACGGTCGCGTCGCTGACCGGGACCTCGCGGGGTCACCTGGTGCTCGCGATGCTCGCGCTGTGGTTCGTGTTCACCGCGCTCGTCGAGATCGGGCGGAGCCGGCTCGTGGACGGACTCCGCGAGAAGCGGGTCCGCGCCCCAGCCTCGGCGGCGACCGGCGTCTTCCGTGCCGCCGCCGTGGTTGGGCTCCTGCTGCTCGTCGACGCCGGACTGCTCTCGGCGGGGATCGAACTCTACTGACCGACCGATGAACAGACTCCACCCCCGCGTTCGGCTGTTATGGATGGGTCGGGCCGTCATCACGGCCGCCATCCTCGCGGGCGTCGCCGTCGCCATCACCCGATTTCTCGCGCCTCCGTGGCTCCCCGGCTGGACGCCCGCGGCGGTCTTCGTGGGCTTTGCGTCGCTCGGGATCGTCCTCGCGATCCTCCGCTACCGGGTGTGGCGCTTCGAGGTCCGCGGGGACTCGCTGTACCTCGAACGCGGGGTGTTCACCCGGGTCCGGACGGTGGTCCCGTTCGTCCGGATCCAGCACGTCGACACCTCCCGGTCGCCGATCGAGCGCCTGATCGGCCTGGCGAGCACCGTGGTCTACACCGCCGGCTCCCGCGGCGCGGACGTGTCGGTCCCGGGGCTGGGTCCGGGCGACGCCGACGACCTGCGGGAGCGGCTGAAGCGGCTGGCGATCCGGTCGGAGAGCGAGGACGCCGTCTGAGATGCCCCGGAGCCTCTCGCCGCTGTCGGTGCCGTACCGCGTGCTCCAGCGCGGCGGCGGGATCGCGGTCGCCGTCGCGTTCGCGATGGGGGGCGGCTTCGACGTTCCGGGCGTCGGTCCCGCGGGGCCGCTCGTCCTGCTCGCGCTCGCGGGCGCCGGCGCCCTCGCGTTGATCGGCTACGAAACGGCGTACGTCCGTCGGTTCTCCTACGACCTCGGCGCGGACACCCTCGACATCGAGTCCGGGGTGCTCTCCCGGCGCAGCCGCGAGATCCCGTTGCGGCGGATCCAGAACGTCGACATCTCCCGGAACGTGGTCCAGCGGTTGTTCGGGATCGCGGTCGTCTCATTCGAGACCGCCGGCGGCGGCGAGACCGAGGCGACGCTCCGGTTCGTCTCCTTCGAGGAGGCGAAACGGCTCCAGGCGACCCTCGGCCGGCTGAAGCGGTCCGACGAGGAAGCAGACGGCGACGAGGACGCCGCCGAAACCGGAAGCGACGCCGAGTCCCCGGCGGGGGACCGCCCCGCGGACCCGGCCGGCCGCCGCTTCGAGGGGCCGTCGGAAACCGAACTGTTCGCGCTCGGCCGGACGGAACTCGCCTTGGTCGGCGCGCTCTCGATCGACTTCCGCGTGCCGGGCGTCCTGTTTCTGATCGTTTCGACGGTCAGTTCGACCGTGGTCCCGACGTTCCTGTCCTCGGCCTCGGGTGTCGCGCTCGCGGTCGCCGCCACCCTCGTTCTGGTCGGTATCGCCGTGCTCTCGTGGATCGTCGGCGCCGCCGCCGCCATCGCCCAGTACTACGGCTTCCGGCTGGTGCGGTCGGGCGAGGAACTCCAGTACGAACGCGGGCTCTTCCAGCGGTACGACGGGTCGATCCCGTTCGACAAGATCCAGACCCTGACCCTGTCGGAGAACCCGCTGAAGCGGCACTTCGGCTACGCGACGCTGTACATCGAGACAGCGGGCTACGCCCCCGGCTCCGGCGGGAGTTCGCGGGGGTCGGAGGCGGCGGTTCCGCTGGCGAAGCGGGAGCGCGTCCTGGCGCTGATCGAGGCGCTGGAACCCGTCGGCGACGTGGAGTTCCGACGGCCGCCGAAGCGGGCCCGGCGCCGGTATCTGGTTCGGTACCTGCTGGTGGTCGGCGTCCTCACCGGGATCGCGTACGCCGCCGACGCGTTCGTCCCGCTGCCGTTCCCGCCGTGGTCGCCCGCGATCCTGATCCCGCTCGCGGTCTGGTACGCCCACGCGACCTGGACACACCGCGGCCACTGGCTCGGTGACCACCACGTCGTCACCCGGAACGGGGTGTTGCGGCGGCAGACCAAGATCGTCCCCTACTACCGGATACAGACCGTGATCGACGCCCGGACCGTCTTCCAGCGTCGCCTCGACCTCGCGACGGTCACCGTCGACACCGCGGGGTCGCTGTCGGTGGTCGGACAGGACGCCGCCGCGGTCGACATCTCGGGGGCACGAGCCGACGACCTCCGCGAGGAACTCGAAACCCGACTGGACGGCGCGGTCGACGCCTACCGCGCCGGGCGCGCCGGGATCGGCATCGACGACGCCTACGACGCGGGCGATCCGGACCCCTCGACCGGCGCGACGGCCGATGCCGACCCGGAGGACCCCGCCCTCGCCGACCCGGACCGGTCCGGAGACGCCGAGGACCCCACCGACCGGGACTGATCCGGCGACCCCGGCAATTGATCTCCCTAACGACCGACGGGTCCGGTATGGATCCGCTCGAGGGGCTCCTGCGGAGCAACGACGAGCACGTCGCGTCGCTCGATGTCGGCCACTTCGACGCCGTCAGGGAGGTCCAACGCCCGAGCGTCGCGTCGATCTCCTGTTCGGACTCCCGGGTGCCGACCGAGGGGATCTGGAGCGCCCGCTCGAACGGCGATCTGTTCACCGGGAGCAACGTCGGCAACCAGGTCTGGGCGGACGTCGACGGCGACCGCGTCGTCAACGACACCGTCGGCTACGCCGTCTCGTCGCTCGGCGTCGGGTTCGTCGCGGTCGTCGGCCACACGGGTTGTGGAGCGATCAGCGCCGCCTACGACGCGGTCTTCGACGCCGACGCCGAGGACCACGGCGCCCCCGCGGTACACGCGGCGGTCGAGCGGCTCGTCCCGATCGTCGAGGCGGCCCGCGAGAACGGCATCGTTACCGCCGACACCCCGCGACCGGCGGGGATAAATCGGCTCGCGGAACGTGCGGTCCGCGAGCAGGCCGCGTTCCTGCACGCCGACCCCGGCGTTCCCCCGGGCGTCACGGTTGCGGGGTTCGTCTACGACTTCCAGCGCGCGTACGGCGGCGCCGACGGCACCGCGTACCTGGTCGCGCTCGACGGCGAGACCGACCCCGACCGGCTCCGCGAGCGACTGGATCCGGCGCTTCACGCCCACGTCGGGACGCTGCTGTCCGACTGACTACTCCCCGCGAGCGCCCCGCGCCTCCGCGATCACCCGGGTGAACTCGCGTGCGGTCTCCGTGATCGACTCGAAGTCCCCCGCTTCGATCGCCTCCGCGTCCATTATCGCGCTGCCGGCGCCGACGACCGCCGCGCCGGCCTCGATGTAGTCCGCGACGTTGTCGACGTCGATCCCGCCCGTCGGCATCAGCGGGATCTGGGGGAGCGGCCCCGCAATACTGGAGAGATGCCCCGGCCCCATCGACGACGCGGGGAACAGCTTCACGATGTCGGCGCCGGCCTCGTAGGCGGTCAGCGCCTCCGTCGGCGTGAGTGCCCCCGGCGCGACCGGGACGCCGTAGCGATTGCAGGTCTCGACCGTTCCCGGGTCGAACGTCGGCCCCACAACGAACTCGGCGCCGCTGGTGATGGCGCTGTGTGCAGTCTCGCTGTCGAGGACCGTCCCCGCGC
Proteins encoded:
- a CDS encoding inositol monophosphatase family protein, coding for MTDETASRARLTAVAERAVRAGGGYLADAFRDGSIDADYGTDDVKAAADRAAEERVLDVIGEAYPAHAVRAEESGQAGDHRYEWVVDPLDGTNNFAAGVPSFATAACVLHEGTPVVSAVYEPLPDDLYLARRDGGATVDGAPVAADSDVSLSAGTVSFVVGLPALRDADRRAVADRVESSIGAECKRVLDTWSPCVDWGLLARGGIEGLVAYYPDVYEQYAGELLAKEAGARTRVLDPENGEAVSPDADETGPTGVGTLYVAATTRTALDRLADAAAAPLPESEHTG
- a CDS encoding carbonic anhydrase, with translation MDPLEGLLRSNDEHVASLDVGHFDAVREVQRPSVASISCSDSRVPTEGIWSARSNGDLFTGSNVGNQVWADVDGDRVVNDTVGYAVSSLGVGFVAVVGHTGCGAISAAYDAVFDADAEDHGAPAVHAAVERLVPIVEAARENGIVTADTPRPAGINRLAERAVREQAAFLHADPGVPPGVTVAGFVYDFQRAYGGADGTAYLVALDGETDPDRLRERLDPALHAHVGTLLSD
- a CDS encoding PH domain-containing protein, encoding MPRSLSPLSVPYRVLQRGGGIAVAVAFAMGGGFDVPGVGPAGPLVLLALAGAGALALIGYETAYVRRFSYDLGADTLDIESGVLSRRSREIPLRRIQNVDISRNVVQRLFGIAVVSFETAGGGETEATLRFVSFEEAKRLQATLGRLKRSDEEADGDEDAAETGSDAESPAGDRPADPAGRRFEGPSETELFALGRTELALVGALSIDFRVPGVLFLIVSTVSSTVVPTFLSSASGVALAVAATLVLVGIAVLSWIVGAAAAIAQYYGFRLVRSGEELQYERGLFQRYDGSIPFDKIQTLTLSENPLKRHFGYATLYIETAGYAPGSGGSSRGSEAAVPLAKRERVLALIEALEPVGDVEFRRPPKRARRRYLVRYLLVVGVLTGIAYAADAFVPLPFPPWSPAILIPLAVWYAHATWTHRGHWLGDHHVVTRNGVLRRQTKIVPYYRIQTVIDARTVFQRRLDLATVTVDTAGSLSVVGQDAAAVDISGARADDLREELETRLDGAVDAYRAGRAGIGIDDAYDAGDPDPSTGATADADPEDPALADPDRSGDAEDPTDRD
- a CDS encoding YqjF family protein codes for the protein MDLLRMRWRDVVFAHWRVDAPTVAAQLPDGLDVATHDGDAWLGVVGFVMSGIRPRGVPAGRSFPELNLRTYVTGPNGDRGVYFFSLDAADRLGVSIARGAFRLPYFSAEMRHTREDDGSMTLRSRRTHADAAPARFDASYRQAGETFAPEPGSLEAFLTENYRFYTAGSRLYAGDISHPRWSIAEATATIRSNTLFPASGFDAPDAEPTVHYAPGIDVTAGGLGPVTQ
- a CDS encoding bifunctional 4-hydroxy-2-oxoglutarate aldolase/2-dehydro-3-deoxy-phosphogluconate aldolase — protein: MVTLDTNEATERLVDSGVVAVMRGADPDTAVEVAAALHDGGVTAFEITADTPDAMELIADVSASFDESAAIVGAGTVLDSETAHSAITSGAEFVVGPTFDPGTVETCNRYGVPVAPGALTPTEALTAYEAGADIVKLFPASSMGPGHLSSIAGPLPQIPLMPTGGIDVDNVADYIEAGAAVVGAGSAIMDAEAIEAGDFESITETAREFTRVIAEARGARGE
- a CDS encoding CopD family protein; translation: MAIDTVMTTLHVLVGALWVGSVVFVAGAVLPAAADGTLDAAPLEAIADRLVYLSRGASVVMLLTGGHLAGTGYTVASLTGTSRGHLVLAMLALWFVFTALVEIGRSRLVDGLREKRVRAPASAATGVFRAAAVVGLLLLVDAGLLSAGIELY
- a CDS encoding PH domain-containing protein; translation: MNRLHPRVRLLWMGRAVITAAILAGVAVAITRFLAPPWLPGWTPAAVFVGFASLGIVLAILRYRVWRFEVRGDSLYLERGVFTRVRTVVPFVRIQHVDTSRSPIERLIGLASTVVYTAGSRGADVSVPGLGPGDADDLRERLKRLAIRSESEDAV
- a CDS encoding HAD family hydrolase — translated: MTTGSVPDLDAFDAVVWDLDGTLVQLQVDWDRVASDVTATFESAGIDAAGIDLWEMLNLADRTDLREEVEAVIAEHERTGAAASDRLPCADALGRADAEAVCSLNCETACRVALDTHGLAPHVDAVVGRDTVATRKPDPEPLLEALRRLDRSPDDALFVGDSPRDAEAAERAGVAFRYVDEG
- a CDS encoding alanyl-tRNA editing protein, giving the protein MQTRAPSEPKVRKFTAEVVDVDGRTVTLDETYFYAESGGQPSDRGTIDGVRVVDVQTVDDAVRHTLAAEPSFEVDERVTGVVDDDFRTYCMRAHTASHVLYGAGRRLLDDLGYGGFDISESKVRVDFTTSTDIDDEVLVELERLTNRAVWESRDVSWEEVPTAEATARDDVAFNTKTEEGVMDDADTVRIVEVDGWDVAACGGTHVANTREIGPVTLFDRSNPGEGLTRVEFAVGPDGIDRRASRHRALREATVALETNAEELAETAASVREERDELRDRVRDLERAAVADAIEGFEPVEAHGTAWRVGVLEGTEPNDAGEAAKDAVGDGEVVGAVGDGERPYVVVAAGPESDVHAGEVVGAVTDRFGGGGGGGPPFAQGGGLDADPEAVVETLREIATRN
- a CDS encoding helix-turn-helix domain-containing protein codes for the protein MTKYSTGDSGGGGDGDSCELCGRSTGNLTRANVAGAQLQVCSDCAPHDDARRTSGSGGSSSGGSGGGDGDSPSREKRAAQRQARLYDQTRGDASHWESGTDYETDQLPYLVSEYGNRAAAARREAGLTVEELATELDAKESDIDAVEQGRATRAGVGGSLVRALEERLGVELVDE